A genome region from Pan paniscus chromosome 17, NHGRI_mPanPan1-v2.0_pri, whole genome shotgun sequence includes the following:
- the LOC130540970 gene encoding uncharacterized protein LOC130540970 produces MAAGSTTLPAVEKLQVRLATKTDPKKLEKYLQKLSALPMTADILAETGIRKTVKRLRKHQHVGDFARDLAARWKKLVLVDRNTGPDPQDPEESASRQRFGEALQDRGKAWGFPENATAPRSPSHSPEHRRTARTTPPGQQRPHPRSPSREPRAERKRPRMAPADSGPHRDPPTRTAPLPMPEGPEPAVPGEQPGRGHAHAAQGGPLPGQGCQGQPQGEAVGSHNKGHKPSRGASAQKSPPVQESQSERLQAAGADSAGPKTVPSHVFSELWDPSEAWMQANYDLLSAFEAMTSQANPEALSAPTLQEEAAFPGRRVNAKMPVYSGSRPACQLQVPTLRQQCLRVPRNNPDALGDMEGVPYSVLEPVLEGWTPDQLYRTEKDNPALARETDELWRIHCLRDFKEEKPREHESWRELYLRLRDAREQRLRVVTTKIRSARENKPSGRQTKMICFNSVAKTPYDASRRQEESAGAADPRNGDIEPAPKPAGSSQAPSGLGDGDGGSISGGSSNQHAAPADKTRKQAAKKVAPLMAKDPEDQARSHGYQEVAVLQSKLQRSSQQSVFRKLAKAGAKKVPTREFFSTTTVFLIMPFFEQGQLGKTCHGKPSLQAAAAHPEEQKRACSAVCKDRRSGPSGPLLRGPSSLQAVTPHPEVAAWRPRRLHSSGEMAAGSTTLPAVEKLQVRLATKTDPKKLEKYLQKLSALPMTADILAETGIRKTVKRLRKHQHVGDFARDLAARWKKLVLVDRNTGPDPQDPEESASRQRFGEALQDRGKAWGFPENATAPRSPSHSPEHRRTARTTPPGQQRPHPRSPSREPRAERKRPRMAPADSGPHRDPPTRTAPLPMPEGPEPAVPGEQPGRGHAHAAQGGPLPGQGCQGQPQGEAVGSHSKGHKPSRGASAQKSPPVQESQSERLQAAGADSAGPKTVPSHVFSELWDPSEAWMQANYDLLSAFEAMTSQANPEALSAPTLQEEAAFPGRRVNAKMPVYSGSRPACQLQVPTLRQQCLRVPRNNPDALGDVEGVPYSVLEPVLEGWTPDQLYRTEKDNPALARETDELWRIHCLRDFKEEKPREHESWRELYLRLRDAREQRLRVVTTKIRSARENKPSGRQTKMICFNSVAKTPYDASRRQEESAGAADPRNGDIEPAPKPAGSSQAPSGLGDGDGGSISGGSSNQHAAPADKTRKQAAKKVAPLMAKAIRDYKGRFSRR; encoded by the exons ATGGCGGCAGGGTCCACTACGCTGCCCGCAGTGGAGAAGCTGCAGGTGCGTCTGGCCACTAAGACGGACCCGAAAAAGCTagagaaatatttgcagaaactCTCCGCCTTGCCCATGACGGCAGACATCCTGGCGGAGACTGGAATCAGAAAGACGGTGAAGCGCCTGCGGAAGCACCAGCACGTGGGCGACTTTGCCAGAGACTTGGCGGCCCGGTGGAAGAAGCTGGTGCTCGTGGACCGAAACACCGGGCCTGACCCACAGGACCCTGAGGAGAGCGCTTCCCGACAGCGCTTCGGGGAGGCTCTTCAGGACCGGGGAAAGGCCTGGGGCTTCCCAGAAAACGCGACGGCCCCCAGGAGCCCATCTCACAGCCCTGAGCACAGACGGACAGCACGCACAACACCTCCGGGGCAACAGAGACCTCACCCGAGGTCTCCCAGTCGCGAGCCCAGAGCCGAGAGAAAGCGCCCCAGAATGGCCCCAGCTGATTCCGGCCCCCATCGGGACCCTCCAACGCGCACCGCTCCCCTCCCGATGCCCGAGGGCCCTGAGCCCGCTGTGCCCGGGGAGCAACCCGGGAGAGGCCACGCTCACGCCGCTCAGGGTGGGCCTCTGCCGGGTCAAGGCTGCCAGGGCCAACCCCAGGGGGAAGCGGTGGGGAGCCACAACAAGGGGCACAAACCGTCCCGAGGGGCTTCGGCTCAGAAATCGCCTCCTGTCCAGGAAAGCCAGTCAGAGAGGCTGCAGGCGGCCGGCGCCGATTCCGCCGGGCCGAAAACGGTGCCCAGCCATGTCTTCTCAGAGCTCTGGGACCCCTCAGAGGCCTGGATGCAGGCCAACTACGATCTGCTGTCCGCTTTTGAGGCCATGACCTCCCAGGCAAACCCAGAAGCACTCTCCGCGCCAACGCTCCAGGAGGAAGCTGCTTTCCCTGGACGCAGAGTGAACGCTAAGATGCCGGTGTACTCGGGCTCCAGGcctgcctgccagctccaggTGCCGACGCTGCGCCAGCAGTGCCTCCGGGTGCCTAGGAACAATCCGGACGCCCTCGGCGACATGGAAGGGGTCCCCTACTCGGTTCTTGAACCCGTTCTGGAAGGGTGGACGCCCGATCAGCTCTACCGCACAGAGAAAGACAATCCCGCACTCGCTCGAGAGACAGATGAATTATGGAGGATTCATTGTCTCCGGGACTTCAAGGAAGAAAAGCCACGGGAGCACGAGTCTTGGCGGGAGCTGTACCTGCGGCTTCGGGACGCCCGAGAGCAGCGGCTGCGAGTAGTGACCACGAAAATCCGATCCGCACGTGAAAACAAACCCAGCGGCCGACAGACAAAGATGATCTGTTTCAACTCTGTGGCCAAGACGCCTTATGATGCTTCCAGGAGGCAAGAGGAGTCTGCAGGAGCCGCTGACCCCCGAAATGGAGACATCGAGCCAGCCCCCAAGCCCGCAGGAAGCAGCCAGGCTCCCTCCGGACTCGGGGACGGCGACGGCGGCAGCATTAGTGGCGGCAGCAGCAATCAGCACGCGGCGCCCGCGGACAAAACCCGAAAACAGGCTGCCAAGAAAGTGGCCCCGCTGATGGCCAAG GATCCTGAAGACCAAGCACGAAgccatggctaccaagaggtggcagTGCTCCAGTCGAAGCTGCAGAGGAGCAGTCAA CAGAGCGTTTtcagaaagttagccaaagctggagcgaAGAAGGTCCCCACCAGAGAGTTCTTCTCCACCACGACAGTGTTCCTGATCATGCCTTTCTTCGAACAAGGGCAGCTGGGCAAGACTTGCCATGGGAAACC GTCACTCCAGGCTGCGGCTGCACATCCCGAGGAACAGAAGCGGGCCTGCTCAGCTGTCTGCAAGGACCGGCGTTCCGGACCAAGTGGCCCGCTGCTCCGAGGACCCAGCTCGCTCCAGGCTGTGACTCCACATCCCGAGGTCGCTGCCTGGCGACCG CGACGCCTGCACAGCTCTGGCGAGATGGCGGCAGGGTCCACTACGCTGCCCGCAGTGGAGAAGCTGCAGGTGCGTCTGGCCACTAAGACGGACCCGAAAAAGCTagagaaatatttgcagaaactCTCCGCCTTGCCCATGACGGCAGACATCCTGGCGGAGACTGGAATCAGAAAGACGGTGAAGCGCCTGCGGAAGCACCAGCACGTGGGCGACTTTGCCAGAGACTTGGCGGCCCGGTGGAAGAAGCTGGTGCTCGTGGACCGAAACACCGGGCCTGACCCACAGGACCCTGAGGAGAGCGCTTCCCGACAGCGCTTCGGGGAGGCTCTTCAGGACCGGGGAAAGGCCTGGGGCTTCCCAGAAAACGCGACGGCCCCCAGGAGCCCATCTCACAGCCCTGAGCACAGACGGACAGCACGCACAACACCTCCGGGGCAACAGAGACCTCACCCGAGGTCTCCCAGTCGCGAGCCCAGAGCCGAGAGAAAGCGCCCCAGAATGGCCCCAGCTGATTCCGGCCCCCATCGGGACCCTCCAACGCGCACCGCTCCCCTCCCGATGCCCGAGGGCCCTGAGCCCGCTGTGCCCGGGGAGCAACCCGGGAGAGGCCACGCTCACGCCGCTCAGGGTGGGCCTCTGCCGGGTCAAGGCTGCCAGGGCCAACCCCAGGGGGAAGCGGTGGGGAGCCACAGCAAGGGGCACAAACCGTCCCGAGGGGCTTCGGCTCAGAAATCGCCTCCTGTCCAGGAAAGCCAGTCAGAGAGGCTGCAGGCGGCCGGCGCCGATTCCGCCGGGCCGAAAACGGTGCCCAGCCATGTCTTCTCAGAGCTCTGGGACCCCTCAGAGGCCTGGATGCAGGCCAACTACGATCTGCTGTCCGCTTTTGAGGCCATGACCTCCCAGGCAAACCCAGAAGCACTCTCCGCGCCAACGCTCCAGGAGGAAGCTGCTTTCCCTGGACGCAGAGTGAACGCTAAGATGCCGGTGTACTCGGGCTCCAGGcctgcctgccagctccaggTGCCGACGCTGCGCCAGCAGTGCCTCCGGGTGCCTAGGAACAATCCGGACGCCCTCGGCGACGTGGAAGGGGTCCCCTACTCGGTTCTTGAACCCGTTCTGGAAGGGTGGACGCCCGATCAGCTCTACCGCACAGAGAAAGACAATCCCGCACTCGCTCGAGAGACAGATGAATTATGGAGGATTCATTGTCTCCGGGACTTCAAGGAAGAAAAGCCACGGGAGCACGAGTCTTGGCGGGAGCTGTACCTGCGGCTTCGGGACGCCCGAGAGCAGCGGCTGCGAGTAGTGACCACGAAAATCCGATCCGCACGTGAAAACAAACCCAGCGGCCGACAGACAAAGATGATCTGTTTCAACTCTGTGGCCAAGACGCCTTATGATGCTTCCAGGAGGCAAGAGGAGTCTGCAGGAGCCGCTGACCCCCGAAATGGAGACATCGAGCCAGCCCCCAAGCCCGCAGGAAGCAGCCAGGCTCCCTCCGGACTCGGGGACGGCGACGGCGGCAGCATTAGCGGCGGCAGCAGCAATCAGCACGCGGCGCCCGCGGACAAAACCCGAAAACAGGCTGCCAAGAAAGTGGCCCCGCTGATGGCCAAGGCAATTCGAGACTACAAGGGAAGATTCTCCCGACGATAA
- the LOC129394569 gene encoding elongin-A3-like, giving the protein MAAGSTTLPAVEKLQVRLATKTDPKKLEKYLQKLSALPMTADILAETGIRKTVKRLRKHQHVGDFARDLAARWKKLVLVDRNTGPDPQDPEESASRQRFGEALQDRGKAWGFPENATAPRSPSHSPEHRRTARTTPPGQQRPHPRSPSREPRAERKRPRMAPADSGPHRDPPTRTAPLPMPEGPEPAVPGEQPGRGHAHAAQGGPPPGQGCQGQPQGEAVGSHSKGHKPSRGASAQKSPPVQESQSERLQAAGADSAGPKTVPSHVFSELWDPSEAWMQANYDLLSAFEAMTSQANPEALSAPTLQEEAAFPGRRVNAKMPVYSGSRPACQLQVPTLRQQCLRVPRNNPDALGDVEGVPYSVLEPVLEGWTPDQLYRTEKDNPALARETDELWRIHCLRDFKEEKPREHESWRELYLRLRDAREQRLRVVTTKIRSARENKPSGRQTKMICFNSVAKTPYDASRSQEESAGAADPRNGDIEPAPKPAGSSQAPSGLGDGDGGSISGGSSNQHAAPADKTRKQAAKKVAPLMAKAIRDYKGRFSRR; this is encoded by the coding sequence ATGGCGGCAGGGTCCACTACGCTGCCCGCAGTGGAGAAGCTGCAGGTGCGTCTGGCCACTAAGACGGACCCGAAAAAGCTagagaaatatttgcagaaactCTCCGCCTTGCCCATGACGGCAGACATCCTGGCGGAGACTGGAATCAGAAAGACGGTGAAGCGCCTGCGGAAGCACCAGCACGTGGGCGACTTTGCCAGAGACTTGGCGGCCCGGTGGAAGAAGCTGGTGCTCGTGGACCGAAACACCGGGCCTGACCCACAGGACCCTGAGGAGAGCGCTTCCCGACAGCGCTTCGGGGAGGCTCTTCAGGACCGGGGAAAGGCCTGGGGCTTCCCAGAAAACGCGACGGCCCCCAGGAGCCCATCTCACAGCCCTGAGCACAGACGGACAGCACGCACAACACCTCCGGGGCAACAGAGACCTCACCCGAGGTCTCCCAGTCGCGAGCCCAGAGCCGAGAGAAAGCGCCCCAGAATGGCCCCAGCTGATTCCGGCCCCCATCGGGACCCTCCAACGCGCACCGCTCCCCTCCCGATGCCCGAGGGCCCTGAGCCCGCTGTGCCCGGGGAGCAACCCGGGAGAGGCCACGCTCACGCCGCTCAGGGTGGGCCTCCGCCGGGTCAAGGCTGCCAGGGCCAACCCCAGGGGGAAGCGGTGGGGAGCCACAGCAAGGGGCACAAACCGTCCCGAGGGGCTTCGGCTCAGAAATCGCCTCCTGTCCAGGAAAGCCAGTCAGAGAGGCTGCAGGCGGCCGGCGCCGATTCCGCCGGGCCGAAAACGGTGCCCAGCCATGTCTTCTCAGAGCTCTGGGACCCCTCAGAGGCCTGGATGCAGGCCAACTACGATCTGCTGTCCGCTTTTGAGGCCATGACCTCCCAGGCAAACCCAGAAGCACTCTCCGCGCCAACGCTCCAGGAGGAAGCTGCTTTCCCTGGACGCAGAGTGAACGCTAAGATGCCGGTGTACTCGGGCTCCAGGcctgcctgccagctccaggTGCCGACGCTGCGCCAGCAGTGCCTCCGGGTGCCTAGGAACAATCCGGACGCCCTCGGCGACGTGGAAGGGGTCCCCTACTCGGTTCTTGAACCCGTTCTGGAAGGGTGGACGCCCGATCAGCTCTACCGCACAGAGAAAGACAATCCCGCACTCGCTCGAGAGACAGATGAATTATGGAGGATTCATTGTCTCCGGGACTTCAAGGAAGAAAAGCCACGGGAGCACGAGTCTTGGCGGGAGCTGTACCTGCGGCTTCGGGACGCCCGAGAGCAGCGGCTGCGAGTAGTGACCACGAAAATCCGATCCGCACGTGAAAACAAACCCAGCGGCCGACAGACAAAGATGATCTGTTTCAACTCTGTGGCCAAGACGCCTTATGATGCTTCCAGGAGTCAAGAGGAGTCTGCAGGAGCCGCTGACCCCCGAAATGGAGACATCGAGCCAGCCCCCAAGCCCGCAGGAAGCAGCCAGGCTCCCTCCGGACTCGGGGACGGCGACGGCGGCAGCATTAGCGGCGGCAGCAGCAATCAGCACGCGGCGCCCGCGGACAAAACCCGAAAACAGGCTGCCAAGAAAGTGGCCCCGCTGATGGCCAAGGCAATTCGAGACTACAAGGGAAGATTCTCCCGACGATAA